A genomic window from Parasteatoda tepidariorum isolate YZ-2023 chromosome 10, CAS_Ptep_4.0, whole genome shotgun sequence includes:
- the LOC107438007 gene encoding zinc finger RNA-binding protein isoform X2, producing MWRMIDDVTATPTAANYTTNQAATAGYTVQHSAQPYAAAATAQRSSQSAYESYQQPTHAATNYQYASRQQTTYDKAQTYYQAQVPYSTTETPHYQNVSSNKPVYSTTNVNYNTRQATTAKAQTQSAQASATTYLYSTGASTGNNTSNYSSTYNSSPVTTTYSASPMYVQQSSVAVQPVQTVQTSIVQPTQQAQAIQSSAASAVATTKPQANNWMSFKKGPLRMARPKLPPKPQQLHYCEVCKISCAGPQTYQEHLEGQKHKKKEAAAKAGTVVHHVSRGGSTLKCELCDVTCTGSDAYAAHIRGAKHQKVVKLHTKLGKPIPSTEPQVLSTGTSNTSTKASSTGKSSGKNNSAKKSNGPPKITFVAASKTDDSSDAKEDAKDDDGDKDDEVQPVGQDYIDEIKNEEGKVVSFQCKLCECKFNDPNAKEMHMKGRRHRLQYKKKVNPDLVVDIKPSLRHRKIQEERLRRQQMMDDFWKRREEERWREEMRIVEEEERMYWEERRRYEEELEIYEWHRRYNREPRMGPPMPPPPPPRSFMLGMPPNVMGPPNLRRPDSVDDRHVIAKHTQIYPKEEELNGIQKIITNSEKALKLVSDYLAEKTDKKEPQKTTTTDVVIKEEKTDDNKEIKEKEAPQPYRVLKGVMRVGVLAKGLVLTGDLSVQLVVMCAEKPSRSLLDRVIENLPKQLSTIAPDEKYEVKRCIEEAAIIVSTVSEPKITVTVTLTSPVMREPNTEPAAGETVVKDPPDVLDRQKCLDALAALRHAKWFQARASGLQSCVMIIRILRDLCQRVPTWSRLNGWAMELLVEKVLSSSGQPLSPGDALRRVFEAIASGVLLPGSSGLLDPCEKDPTDAAGNLTSQEREDITASAQHALRLIAFRQIHKVLGMDALPPPKFTRGPFPRKRRRDNSTSEGNDSEGANGQKKDKKDDSKSDRMETTDSKA from the exons acGACTTATGACAAAGCTCAAACTTATTATCAAGCACAGGTACCTTACTCCACTACTGAGACACCTCATTATCAAAACG tgagTAGTAATAAACCAGTATATTCTACaactaatgttaattataaCACTCGTCAAGCAACAACAGCAAAAGCACAAACCCAAAGTGCTCAAGCTTCTGCTACAACTTATCTGTATTCCACAGGAGCATCTACTGGAAATAATACATCTAATTATAGTTCTACCTATAACAGTTCACCAGTTACTACGACCTATTCtg CTTCTCCAATGTATGTTCAGCAATCTTCAGTAGCTGTGCAACCTGTACAAACTGTTCAAACCAGTATTGTTCAACCTACTCAGCAAGCTCAAGCTATTCAATCTTCTGCTGCAAGTGCTGTGGCAACAACAAAGCCTCAGGCTAACAATTGGATGTCATTTAAAAAGGGACCCTTAAGAATGGCACGTCCTAAGTTGCCACCTAAACCCCAACAGCTTCACTACTGTGAAGTTTGTAAAATTAGTTGTGCTGGACCTCAG acATACCAAGAGCATCTTGAAGGTCAAAAGcataagaaaaaagaagctgCTGCAAAAGCAGGTACTGTCGTTCACCATGTTTCAAGGGGTGGTTCAACTTTAAAATGTGAGCTCTGTGATGTTACTTGTACTGGGTCAGATGCTTATGCTGCCCATATTAGAGGAGCCAAACATCAAAAG gttgTTAAATTACATACCAAACTTGGTAAACCTATTCCTTCAACTGAACCTCAAGTTTTAAGTACAGGTACAAGTAATACTTCTACAAAAGCTTCAAGCACTGGAAAGTCTTCTGGTAAAAATAACTCTGCTAAGAAATCAAATGGCCCtcctaaaattacatttgtag CTGCTTCGAAAACTGATGATAGTTCTGATGCAAAAGAAGATGCTAAAGATGATG ATGGTGACAAAGATGATGAAGTTCAGCCAGTTG gccAAGACtatattgatgaaattaaaaatgaagaaggaaaagtagtTAGTTTCCAATGTAAATTGTGTGAATGCAAATTCAATGATCCTAATGCAAAGGAAATGCACATGAAAGGGCGCCGACATAGATTACAATATAAG aaaaaagttaatCCGGATCTCGTTGTTGACATTAAACCAAGTTTACGTCATCGAAAGATCCAAGAAGAAAGGTTACGACGTCAGCAGATGATGGATGATTTTTGGAAGAGGAGAGAAGAAGAAAGATGGAGGGAAGAAATGAG AATtgttgaagaagaagaaagaatgTATTGGGAAGAAAGAAGGCGGTATGAGGAAGAATTAGAAATCTATGAATGGCATCGTCGCTATAATAGAGAACCTAGAATGGGACCGCCCATGCCTCCTCCACCACCTCCAAGATCTTTTATGTTGGGGATGCCACCTAATGTTATGGGACCTCCTAAT ctaagaCGACCAGATTCAGTAGATGACCGCCATGTTATTGCTAAACATACTCAAATATAtccaaaagaagaagaattgaATGGCATACAAAAGATTATCACCAATTCAGAAAAAGCTCTTAAGCTCGTATCTGATTACTTGGCAGAAAAAACTGATAAGAA aGAACCTCAAAAGACAACAACTACTGATGTtgtaattaaagaagaaaagacTGA tgataataaagaaatcaaagaaaaagaagctCCACAGCCATATAGAGTATTAAAAGGAGTGATGCGTGTTGGTGTACTTGCTAAAGGTTTAGTTCTTACCGGTGATCTCAGTGTTCAGTTAGTAGTGATGTGTGCTGAGAAACCTTCCCGATCTCTTTTAGATAGAGTTATTGAAAATTTGCCCAAACAACTCTCT ACTATAGCTCctgatgaaaaatatgaagttaaGAGATGTATTGAAGAAGCTGCAATCATTGTCAGCACGGTCTCTGAACCAAAAATTACAGTCACTGTCACTTTGACTTCTCCTGTGATGCGTGAACCAAATACTGAGCCTGCTGCTGGAG AGACTGTTGTTAAAGACCCGCCGGATGTTCTGGACAGGCAGAAATGCCTGGACGCCTTGGCCGCCTTGAGACATGCCAAGTGGTTCCAg GCTAGAGCAAGTGGACTTCAATCATGTGTCATGATAATTCGTATTCTAAGAGATTTGTGTCAGCGTGTCCCTACATGGAGTCGTTTAAATGGCTGG GCTATGGAACTTcttgttgaaaaagttttaagtagTAGTGGACAACCTCTTAGCCCTGGTGATGCTCTTCGACGAGTTTTTGAAGCTATTGCCTCTGGTGTACTTTTACCTg GTTCTTCGGGTCTATTAGATCCATGTGAAAAAGATCCCACTGATGCTGCTGGCAACCTTACTAGCCAAGAAAGAGAAGATATAACTGCCAGTGCTCAG CATGCTCTGAGGCTTATTGCTTTCCGCCAAATTCATAAAGTTCTTGGAATGGATGCTTTGCCTCCTCCAAAATTCACTAGAGGACCCTTCCCTCGTAAACGAAGGCGTGATAATAGCACAAGTGAAGGAAATGATTCTGAAG GAGCTAATGGacaaaagaaagataaaaaagatgATAGTAAATCTGATAGAATGGAAACTACAGATTCAAAGGCATGA
- the LOC107438007 gene encoding zinc finger RNA-binding protein isoform X1, producing MAANNYFGFTTGQAQYGTATPTAANYTTNQAATAGYTVQHSAQPYAAAATAQRSSQSAYESYQQPTHAATNYQYASRQQTTYDKAQTYYQAQVPYSTTETPHYQNVSSNKPVYSTTNVNYNTRQATTAKAQTQSAQASATTYLYSTGASTGNNTSNYSSTYNSSPVTTTYSASPMYVQQSSVAVQPVQTVQTSIVQPTQQAQAIQSSAASAVATTKPQANNWMSFKKGPLRMARPKLPPKPQQLHYCEVCKISCAGPQTYQEHLEGQKHKKKEAAAKAGTVVHHVSRGGSTLKCELCDVTCTGSDAYAAHIRGAKHQKVVKLHTKLGKPIPSTEPQVLSTGTSNTSTKASSTGKSSGKNNSAKKSNGPPKITFVAASKTDDSSDAKEDAKDDDGDKDDEVQPVGQDYIDEIKNEEGKVVSFQCKLCECKFNDPNAKEMHMKGRRHRLQYKKKVNPDLVVDIKPSLRHRKIQEERLRRQQMMDDFWKRREEERWREEMRIVEEEERMYWEERRRYEEELEIYEWHRRYNREPRMGPPMPPPPPPRSFMLGMPPNVMGPPNLRRPDSVDDRHVIAKHTQIYPKEEELNGIQKIITNSEKALKLVSDYLAEKTDKKEPQKTTTTDVVIKEEKTDDNKEIKEKEAPQPYRVLKGVMRVGVLAKGLVLTGDLSVQLVVMCAEKPSRSLLDRVIENLPKQLSTIAPDEKYEVKRCIEEAAIIVSTVSEPKITVTVTLTSPVMREPNTEPAAGETVVKDPPDVLDRQKCLDALAALRHAKWFQARASGLQSCVMIIRILRDLCQRVPTWSRLNGWAMELLVEKVLSSSGQPLSPGDALRRVFEAIASGVLLPGSSGLLDPCEKDPTDAAGNLTSQEREDITASAQHALRLIAFRQIHKVLGMDALPPPKFTRGPFPRKRRRDNSTSEGNDSEGANGQKKDKKDDSKSDRMETTDSKA from the exons acGACTTATGACAAAGCTCAAACTTATTATCAAGCACAGGTACCTTACTCCACTACTGAGACACCTCATTATCAAAACG tgagTAGTAATAAACCAGTATATTCTACaactaatgttaattataaCACTCGTCAAGCAACAACAGCAAAAGCACAAACCCAAAGTGCTCAAGCTTCTGCTACAACTTATCTGTATTCCACAGGAGCATCTACTGGAAATAATACATCTAATTATAGTTCTACCTATAACAGTTCACCAGTTACTACGACCTATTCtg CTTCTCCAATGTATGTTCAGCAATCTTCAGTAGCTGTGCAACCTGTACAAACTGTTCAAACCAGTATTGTTCAACCTACTCAGCAAGCTCAAGCTATTCAATCTTCTGCTGCAAGTGCTGTGGCAACAACAAAGCCTCAGGCTAACAATTGGATGTCATTTAAAAAGGGACCCTTAAGAATGGCACGTCCTAAGTTGCCACCTAAACCCCAACAGCTTCACTACTGTGAAGTTTGTAAAATTAGTTGTGCTGGACCTCAG acATACCAAGAGCATCTTGAAGGTCAAAAGcataagaaaaaagaagctgCTGCAAAAGCAGGTACTGTCGTTCACCATGTTTCAAGGGGTGGTTCAACTTTAAAATGTGAGCTCTGTGATGTTACTTGTACTGGGTCAGATGCTTATGCTGCCCATATTAGAGGAGCCAAACATCAAAAG gttgTTAAATTACATACCAAACTTGGTAAACCTATTCCTTCAACTGAACCTCAAGTTTTAAGTACAGGTACAAGTAATACTTCTACAAAAGCTTCAAGCACTGGAAAGTCTTCTGGTAAAAATAACTCTGCTAAGAAATCAAATGGCCCtcctaaaattacatttgtag CTGCTTCGAAAACTGATGATAGTTCTGATGCAAAAGAAGATGCTAAAGATGATG ATGGTGACAAAGATGATGAAGTTCAGCCAGTTG gccAAGACtatattgatgaaattaaaaatgaagaaggaaaagtagtTAGTTTCCAATGTAAATTGTGTGAATGCAAATTCAATGATCCTAATGCAAAGGAAATGCACATGAAAGGGCGCCGACATAGATTACAATATAAG aaaaaagttaatCCGGATCTCGTTGTTGACATTAAACCAAGTTTACGTCATCGAAAGATCCAAGAAGAAAGGTTACGACGTCAGCAGATGATGGATGATTTTTGGAAGAGGAGAGAAGAAGAAAGATGGAGGGAAGAAATGAG AATtgttgaagaagaagaaagaatgTATTGGGAAGAAAGAAGGCGGTATGAGGAAGAATTAGAAATCTATGAATGGCATCGTCGCTATAATAGAGAACCTAGAATGGGACCGCCCATGCCTCCTCCACCACCTCCAAGATCTTTTATGTTGGGGATGCCACCTAATGTTATGGGACCTCCTAAT ctaagaCGACCAGATTCAGTAGATGACCGCCATGTTATTGCTAAACATACTCAAATATAtccaaaagaagaagaattgaATGGCATACAAAAGATTATCACCAATTCAGAAAAAGCTCTTAAGCTCGTATCTGATTACTTGGCAGAAAAAACTGATAAGAA aGAACCTCAAAAGACAACAACTACTGATGTtgtaattaaagaagaaaagacTGA tgataataaagaaatcaaagaaaaagaagctCCACAGCCATATAGAGTATTAAAAGGAGTGATGCGTGTTGGTGTACTTGCTAAAGGTTTAGTTCTTACCGGTGATCTCAGTGTTCAGTTAGTAGTGATGTGTGCTGAGAAACCTTCCCGATCTCTTTTAGATAGAGTTATTGAAAATTTGCCCAAACAACTCTCT ACTATAGCTCctgatgaaaaatatgaagttaaGAGATGTATTGAAGAAGCTGCAATCATTGTCAGCACGGTCTCTGAACCAAAAATTACAGTCACTGTCACTTTGACTTCTCCTGTGATGCGTGAACCAAATACTGAGCCTGCTGCTGGAG AGACTGTTGTTAAAGACCCGCCGGATGTTCTGGACAGGCAGAAATGCCTGGACGCCTTGGCCGCCTTGAGACATGCCAAGTGGTTCCAg GCTAGAGCAAGTGGACTTCAATCATGTGTCATGATAATTCGTATTCTAAGAGATTTGTGTCAGCGTGTCCCTACATGGAGTCGTTTAAATGGCTGG GCTATGGAACTTcttgttgaaaaagttttaagtagTAGTGGACAACCTCTTAGCCCTGGTGATGCTCTTCGACGAGTTTTTGAAGCTATTGCCTCTGGTGTACTTTTACCTg GTTCTTCGGGTCTATTAGATCCATGTGAAAAAGATCCCACTGATGCTGCTGGCAACCTTACTAGCCAAGAAAGAGAAGATATAACTGCCAGTGCTCAG CATGCTCTGAGGCTTATTGCTTTCCGCCAAATTCATAAAGTTCTTGGAATGGATGCTTTGCCTCCTCCAAAATTCACTAGAGGACCCTTCCCTCGTAAACGAAGGCGTGATAATAGCACAAGTGAAGGAAATGATTCTGAAG GAGCTAATGGacaaaagaaagataaaaaagatgATAGTAAATCTGATAGAATGGAAACTACAGATTCAAAGGCATGA